The genomic interval CACACAgatgaagaacaggaacaagaagagggcatagatatagataaagaggagaagctaggagagaaagacactgaagaggaagaaaaagtgacgATAGTGGAAGTGTCTGAGGTGGTGCACACAAATGAAGCAAGCACACAGCCTGCAGCGGCCTGCACGCCTCCACCATGGCAGTGTCCGCAGCCCTCTTACAACGGCTCCCTGCAGGCTCTTACTCAAGAAGTCCTGGATTTCCATCGCTGGGCGGGAGGATCAGAGGCGGAGTCCCGGCGCCGAATGCGCCCAGTGGAAGACGTGAAGGGCGCGGTTGGTGCGCTGTGGCCCGCGGCGCGAGTTGAGATCACCGGCAGCCTGGCTAACGGTATGTATTTGCCGGACAGCGATGTGGACCTCACGCTGGTGGGACAGTGGCCACTATCGCCGTCACCGCTGCTGGTCCTGAGGGACACCCTCCTGCAGCAAGGAGTGGCACTGCCTGCTTCACTCAAGGTTCTCGAGAAGACCACTGTCCCTCTGGTTAAATTTGTTCACCGGCAAACTGGAGTGGAGGTGGACGTGTCTCTCGGCGGCGAGGCTGCTGTGCGCGCCGCGGTGCTGGTGGCAGACTTCAAAAAGCAGTTTAAGACCTTGACACCCGTGGCTTTGTTCGTTAGGTATTACCTTAAACAGTTAAACCTTGGCCAAGTTTTCACAGGAGGCGTCTCCTCCTACTCCGTTACGCTGATGGCCACCAGCCTCCTGCAGCTGCAGGTGCCACCCGAGGAACGAGAAGACCCTGCATTGGTGCTTCTgagattcttttatttctatgggCACCAGTTTGCATACGCCACCACTGGCATCAGCGTGCTGGAGGGGCCGCTACCTGCGGAAAGAGGACGTGCCCACCGTCATGCCCCGCGGCCACCGCCGAGCAGATCTGTGTATCCAGGACCCACTGACACCCGGCAATGACCTGGGCCGATCCTCCTTCCGTGTTTGGGAGGCACAAAGGGCCTTCCAGCACGCATACCTGGTGCTGTCGCCCGCCGCACACGCCCCTGGCCGGTACACCTGGCCGTGCTCCTTACTGGGCCAGTTGTTGCTGGGGTACGGCGCTCCCGCTCGATGCCTGCCGAACGGCTGGCTTCAATACCACCCTCAGTGCGCGCCTCAGCAGCAATGCCGCCGCCTGCCTCAGCAGGGGCGTCATCACAATCACCAGCAGAGCTCTCACCTCGCTGCTCACCAGGAGCATCACATTTTGTCTCGGCCAACTCTTCAACAAAACAACCAAAACTCAAGGCACAGAGGGTCAAACGGCAGGCGCCACAGGTACCAGCAGGGACACGGGGAAGTGTATCACCACAGGCCTCAGCAACAACGTCACCACACCGTTCACCACGACTATCACCACACTCCTGATGAGTATCGGCAGTGGTAAAACCACAGGCCTGAAGAGACACGTCACCAACACGGTGAGCAGGATTATTATAGGAAACAATATTACCATAGGCCTGGGTAGGGCTCTCAGCAAGGCAAGAGAGAGTGGTCTTATGTTAAACATTATcagagaagcaaggagggaatggaaggatcACGTGGCAGGCACGGCCAGGCCTCGGTGATAGGCTGGAAACAGGCACGGAGAGGCGAACGCTGGGGCTGGCAGTAGAGTCATTGAGACCAGGCTTGGAATTGCCAGGACGCGAGGTCTCATTGTGGGATCAGTTGAGATGCAGGTGAAAAGGCTTTGAGATGTTGAAACAAGGAAATCCTGGCGTAGGACAATGTCTGTAGATATCCGGCAGCGGTGGGAAGTGGAGAATAGTAAAGAAATGCATAAAGAAATACATGTTACGGTAGATCACCTACTTGAGTCCCCTCCACGTTTGCTCCGCGCCCTGAGTTGCTGGAGCTGGGGTGGCTGCATTGCGCGGTTGTGAGGAGCACGATGGCTCCCCGCGGCAGCTTCTCTCCGGCAAGGGGTGGTGTCACCCGGCAATGTCAGCAGATATCCGGCAGCGGGGGGATGTGGAGAGGGATCTGGTGGTGCGCTGGGGCCAACAGTCATAACATAACAAACACCGAAAGCCActtgtggagggaaggaataattGCATTAGTGGATTATCATAAAAATTAAACCAAGTGATGAAGCAGGAGCTGGTTGGCAATGTTGTTGTTAGGGACACTGTACTTAGTTGTGGTCTTGCCAACCTGTGATTGGAAACAGtgaataacaatgaataataattaTCAAGGCGGTAAGCACTCcaactttcattttcttactttccttaattttctcatctttaCTTGTACCTatgactcttctccttcacccaaCTCTCTATCCCCTCTTTTCTGATTCCGATTCCAATAAAAAGGATCTGGTGATTAATGTGGATAACAGTAAAGAAGTTCAGACAAATAATTTGTGAAGACAATTAACTAACAAAACATACGTGGCTttattgcattaaaaaaaaaattcaaacttAATCGTAGAATGAAAAAGAACGGAAGTAGAGACGAAAATAAACCGGTGATTTATTTGTAGGAGTATTTGCTGTCCAAAATTGTATAGAATTGTATAGAATGGCAATAAACAAAGCTTAACAAAAAAGGCATTAAGTAACTAACACAAGAGAAATAGTCAATAAAGGAGTTTTAGACAAAAAACTTGGTGTGCACAAACTGTGAGATTATTTACGGTGTAGAAAAAAATTAgcatgaaaagataaataaggcgt from Portunus trituberculatus isolate SZX2019 chromosome 47, ASM1759143v1, whole genome shotgun sequence carries:
- the LOC123498145 gene encoding poly(A) RNA polymerase protein 2-like, with the protein product MSVLDVLPCLRIVQIVSLREHMVYNKHIKETQSEYPALSTLEILSQQSIVMEGGCDTHEEPKKACCFSWVRCCIQKLCRRLRKRNRTQQLAVSLPHGETDAEELEMNEPFNNIMETNNVVEEEQEKDNNSVHLNDEPEAEGTAILQNEHERTEENESTTRGEPIQKKRKRTRRRQGKVEQEREKEHSGEHDKSAERTQRPKRTRRRRKKKHKSQNNVENSNDQSSCTIKESAPAELLPTIETVAVPAITGEEPVTAACTPPPWQCPQPSYNGSLQALTQEVLDFHRWAGGSEAESRRRMRPVEDVKGAVGALWPAARVEITGSLANGMYLPDSDVDLTLVGQWPLSPSPLLVLRDTLLQQGVALPASLKVLEKTTVPLVKFVHRQTGVEVDVSLGGEAAVRAAVLVADFKKQFKTLTPVALFVRYYLKQLNLGQVFTGGVSSYSVTLMATSLLQLQVPPEEREDPALVLLRFFYFYGHQFAYATTGISVLEGPLPAERGRAHRHAPRPPPSRSVYPGPTDTRQ